A genome region from Panicum virgatum strain AP13 chromosome 4K, P.virgatum_v5, whole genome shotgun sequence includes the following:
- the LOC120702223 gene encoding collagen alpha-1(I) chain-like: MDSMPRRHACPNAVQASAPLPTGAAMGLDASREVFVGGIRGPAGVVGARPRHDSIQAGAPFPDAATMGLEASRGTSFGGIPGPNGVEGARPRHGSLQAGAPFPAAAVMGLEASRGASFDGILGPAGVEGARPRHGSLHASVPFNPAATMGLEAFRGAAFGGIPSPTAEKGVRSSFLGSGFQAGASDPAVHSMAGHRSSLARHIVHWGSVPANASPELIQKRTMGALAACIMEMQDNAERMRKLMSQYQISAMPRGFRCQSKVAIGTGGRIAI; encoded by the exons ATGGATTCCATGCCCCGTCGCCACGCTTGCCCCAACGCCGTCCAGGCCAGTGCGCCGCTCCCTACCGGCGCTGCCATGGGTCTGGATGCGTCCCGCGAGGTGTTTGTCGGCGGGATCCGGGGCCCTGCCGGTGTGGTGGGGGCGCGGCCAAGGCACGACAGCATCCAGGCCGGTGCGCCGTTCCCCGACGCCGCCACCATGGGTCTAGAGGCCTCCCGCGGCACGTCTTTCGGCGGGATCCCGGGCCCTAACGGTGTGGAGGGGGCGCGGCCAAGGCACGGCAGCCTCCAGGCCGGTGCGccgttccccgccgccgccgtcatggGTCTGGAGGCCTCCCGCGGCGCATCTTTCGACGGGATCCTAGGCCCTGCCGGTGTGGAGGGGGCGCGGCCAAGGCACGGCAGCCTCCACGCCAGTGTGCCGTTCaaccccgccgccaccatgggtCTCGAGGCATTCCGTGGCGCAGCTTTCGGTGGGATCCCGAGCCCTACAGCAGAGAAGGGGGTGCGTTCAAGCTTCCTCGGCAGCGGCTTCCAGGCCGGTGCGTCCGACCCCGCCGTGCACAGCATGGCCGGCCATCGCAGTAGCCTGGCTCGCCATATCGTTCATTGGGGCTCCGTTCCTGCAAATGCC AGTCCTGAGCTTATTCAGAAGAGAACAATGGGAGCCCTGGCTGCCTGTATTATGGAGATGCAGGACAACGCCGAACGGATGAGGAAGCTGATGTCACAGTACCAG ATCTCTGCAATGCCAAGAGGCTTTAGATGCCAATCCAAGGTCGCCATCGGAACCGGAGGACGAATTGCCATTTGA
- the LOC120702224 gene encoding phosphoinositide phosphatase SAC7-like produces SAQRLHELGDEYKSLPLWRQAEPRFLWNSYLLEPLIENKLDQYLLPVIQGSFQNIHAEVGSEKVNVTLIARRCTRRIGTRMWRRGADAEGYAANFVETEQIMQSKGFTASYVQVRGSMPFLWEQIVDLTYKPSFDIVRQDEAPRVLERHFHDLQKKYGAVLAVDLVNTGGGEGRLRERYAKSIEPILSEDVRYVHFDFHRVCGHIHFERLPQLYEQIKDYLKQHRTYDVSMIGRKILESQLQRIEVLGVDDTISNHPAFDTNYKVLWANHGDAISIQYSGTPALKGDFVRYGKRTTQGIVNDLRNALARYYLNNFVDGTKQDAMDLLQGHYMTSVSRDMAVPRKGGLLENYASFRLAFALVVGALMFMMMSLRHARTDVRHMLSLLWAGLCIGITHFVRANGRTFTNRPRFNQSRH; encoded by the exons AGTGCACAGAGGCTACATGAACTTGGCGATGAGTATAAATCACTTCCCCTGTGGAGACAG GCTGAACCAAGATTTCTATGGAACAGTTACTTGTTGGAACCTCTAATTGAGAACAAG CTGGACCAGTACTTATTGCCAGTAATTCAAGGCA GTTTTCAAAACATACATGCAGAAGTTGGGTCAGAAAAGGTAAATGTGACCCTGATTGCACGTAGGTGCACGCGGAGGATAG GTACGCGGATGTGGAGACGAGGAGCTGATGCAGAGGGTTATGCTGCAAACTTCGTTGAAACAGAGCAGATAATGCAGTCAAAAGGATTTACAGCATCGTATGTACAA GTTCGAGGTTCTATGCCATTCTTGTGGGAACAGATTGTTGATTTGACATATAAACCTAGCTTTGACATTGTTAGACAAGATGAAGCG CCTCGTGTGCTTGAGCGGCACTTTCATGATTTGCAAAAGAAATATGGAGCTGTCTTGGCTGTAGATCTTGTCAATACA GGTGGTGGTGAAGGTCGCCTTCGTGAAAGATATGCaaaatctatcgaacctattcTCAGTGAAGATGTAAG ATATGTGCACTTTGACTTCCACCGAGTTTGTGGTCATATTCACTTTGAACGCCTTCCTCAGCTGTATGAGCAGATCAAAGATTATCTTAAGCAACATAG AACATATGATGTA AGCATGATTGGAAGAAAAATTCTGGAGAGCCAACTCCAACGGATAGAAGTTCTTGGTGTTGATGATACAATAAGCAACCATCCAGCCTTTGATACAAATTACAAAGTTT TGTGGGCAAATCATGGAGATGCGATAAGCATTCAGTACTCCGGAACGCCTGCTCTGAAGGGAGATTTTGTTAG GTATGGGAAGCGAACTACTCAGGGAATTGTGAATGATTTGCGGAATGCACTTGCTAGATACTACTTGAATAACTTTGTTGATGGGACTAAGCAG GATGCCATGGACCTTCTTCAAGGACATTACATGACATCTGTTAGTCGAGACATGGCAGTGCCAAGAAAAGGAGGACTTCTAGAGAATTATGCG TCCTTCCGCCTTGCTTTTGCATTGGTTGTGGGAGCTCTGATGTTCATGATGATGTCACTGAGACATG CCCGGACAGATGTTCGCCACATGTTGTCACTTCTGTGGGCTGGTCTTTGTATTGGTATCACACATTTTGTCAGAGCCAATGGTCGAACATTCACTAATCGACCTAGGTTTAACCAGTCGCGGCATTGA
- the LOC120703998 gene encoding uncharacterized protein LOC120703998: MEAAAASRAEVDTSRPFRSVRQAVEVFGERYAGGGSGGGGSIASSESSVKLSAPPAASSSTVLELELACLKKLEEDLAEAKGELVELRQRQAQMEVAVSSLSAQFSRGLAVFSGLGKGKEVAVGEDECSGHGRVRSDRWDESRAEEWMASLDYLPSLSEALAIKMIEDDLGGDGKGRNAKNKAARKKKHKKQSGISLVGGMFCAKKAKSR; encoded by the coding sequence ATGGAGGCagccgccgcgagccgcgccGAGGTCGACACCTCCCGGCCGTTCCGGTCGGTCCGGCAGGCCGTCGAGGTCTTCGGCGAGCGGTACGCcggtggtggcagcggcggcggcggctccattGCGAGCAGCGAGTCCAGCGTCAAGCTCAGCGCGCCTCCGGCAGCCTCGTCGTCCAcggtgctggagctggagctggcctGCCTGAAGAAGCTGGAGGAAGACCTGGCGGAGGCCAAGGGCGAGCTGGTGGAGCTGAGGCAGAGGCAGGCCCAGATGGAGGTGGCCGTGTCCAGCCTGAGCGCGCAGTTCAGCAGGGGCCTGGCCGTCTTCTCCGGCCTCggcaaggggaaggaggtggccgtcGGAGAGGACGAGTGCAGCGGCCACGGCCGGGTCCGCAGCGATCGGTGGGACGAGAGCCGGGCCGAGGAGTGGATGGCGAGCCTCGATTACCTGCCGAGCCTGTCGGAGGCGCTGGCCATCAAGATGATCGAGGACGACCTGGGGGGAGACGGCAAGGGGAGGAACGCCAAGAACAAGGCTGCCAGGAAGAAGAAGCACAAGAAGCAGAGTGGGATCTCGCTGGTCGGGGGCATGTTCTGCGCCAAGAAAGCCAAGTCCAGGTGA